A single region of the Brachypodium distachyon strain Bd21 chromosome 3, Brachypodium_distachyon_v3.0, whole genome shotgun sequence genome encodes:
- the LOC100839824 gene encoding universal stress protein PHOS32 codes for MATGGGNLGSVVVAVDGSEESMKALRWALDSVRLRPDGALVVLHVQPRPGIAAGLNPGPIPFGGPREVEVPAFTQAIEAHQRRITEAILEHALKICAEKNVEVKTEVVVGDPKEKICEVAAELKADLLVMGSRAIGPVKRMFLGSVSNYCINSVGCPVVVIKGT; via the exons ATGGCGACGGGGGGCGGCAACCTGGGCagcgtggtggtggcggtggacgGCAGCGAGGAGAGCATGAAGGCGCTGCGCTGGGCGCTCGACAGcgtccgcctccgccccgACGGCGCGCTCGTCGTGCTCCACGTCCAGCCGCGCCCGGGCATCGCCGCCGGGCTCAACCCCGGCCCCATCCCCTTCGGCGGCCCCA GGGAGGTGGAGGTGCCGGCGTTCACGCAGGCGATCGAGGCGCACCAGCGGCGGATCACGGAGGCCATCCTGGAGCACGCGCTCAAGATTTGCGCCGAGAAGAAC GTGGAGGTGAAGacggaggtggtggtgggggaTCCCAAGGAGAAGATCTGCGAGGTGGCGGCCGAGCTCAAGGCCGATCTGCTCGTCATGGGATCCAGGGCCATTGGGCCTGTCAAGAG GATGTTCTTGGGCAGCGTGAGCAACTACTGCATCAACAGCGTGGGCTGCCCCGTCGTCGTAATCAAGGGCACCTGA